The Candida orthopsilosis Co 90-125, chromosome 3 draft sequence sequence GAGTTTATTCCTTGTTTGTCAATAGACTAAATCCTACGTAAATTACGGTAGGTCACAAAAAGAGGGGaaaatcttttttgaaCTAAAAGATCAAGGGATGGGGTGGAAGTCACGAAGCTTTAGATAAACAAGGTTGAAACCAAGATGTATGGATTTTATACGAAAGCAACCAgaacttctttttgtttactcTTTGCCGTCATTTCATTGGCActacaacaataacaaagGAAAATCGCAAGCTACGAGATTATTTTACAATTACAAGCTCTCAAAGCAGCACGAAGACTTAAAGTTTTTTCGCCttacaacaaaatatgACCTCTCTCACATTCATGGATTCCAATTCTGAGCCACCTTTAAAAATCTCGGAAAGCAAACTAGAGACACAAATATGAACTCAAATGCCCATATGCCTGTTCATAGAGATAAGTTTTGAATGGGCCATGAAGCTTACATGATTGGAAGTAACAATTGATTACTTGTCTGGATAAATGGTTCAAGCTACGACATTTTATAGTGTATCAACTTCATAGTACATTCTAAAGacatttgtatttgaaacaattataaaacaaaaaaacagGATATAAGTAATTGAAAGAACTTCGAAAATATGGACGAAAACTATAATAAAAAGCATTCCACAATATCAGACTTAGCAAGTATGATATAGATGAACCGAAACGAAAACAAAAACGCATTGATAGGATCATAATCACAGATCGTTTCCTCATAAATATTGAGAAAAAAACGACCAGcaaaaccaaatgaaaaaaaggTATAAAAATCACAAAGGAATCAACTTCATATCCTACTATCCTTCAATAAGATATGATGTTAGTTAAAGTATAACTCTGAATCTTTCAAAGCCCTAAAATATgaccaccatcatcatgCACAAAAAGAAACTAGTAACGGATGATACTTTCGCAATGGAAGCTGAGCCTTCGTACGTAGAAATACTTGAAGATGGAGATTCGCTTGATTGTGATGACATTGGAGACTCATTGGTAGTCGTAGGTGTAGATGAAGATAATCCATTGCCAGAGCCAGAATTCGAACCAGACCCAGACCCATTGCCAGACCCAGATCCAGACCCATTGCCAGACCCAGATCCAGACCCATTGCCAGACCCAGATCCAGACCCAGGCCCAGACCCAGAACCAGAATTCGAACCAGATCCAGAGCCAGACCCATTGCCAGACCCAGAACCAGAGTTAGATCCAGATCCAGAACCTGTGCCAGATCCAGAGCCAGATCCATTGCCAGAACCATTGCCAGAATTCGAACCAGATCCATTGCCAGACCCAGACCCAGACCCAGAACCAGAATTCGAACCAGATCCATTGCCAGAACCCTTGCCAGACCCAGAACCAGAGTAAGATCCAGATCCATTGCCAGACCCAGAGCCAGATCCATTGCCAGACCCAGAGCCAGATCCATTGCCAGACCCAGAACCAGAGTTAGATCCAGATCCATTGCCAGAACCATTGCCAGAATTCGAACCAGATCCATTGCCAGACCCAGACCCAGACCCAGAACCAGAATTCGAACCAGACCCAGAGCCAGATCCATTGCCAGATCCAGAACCAGAGTTAGATCCAGATCCATTGCCAGACCCAGAGCCAGATCCAGAGCCAGACCCATTGCCAGACCCAGAACCAGAGTTAGATCCAGATCCAGAGTTAGATCCAGATCCAGAGTTAGATCCAGATCCAGAACCTGTGCCAGATCCAGAGCCAGATCCAGTATCTGGTGACCCCGTAGGTGATCCTGTTTCAGTATGTCCAGTGTTCTCAGTAACAGCACCAGTAGAGCTGGATGCATTGCCAGTAGGTTCGGATGAAGCACCACTTGGCTCTGATGAAGCACCAGTAGGTTCAGATGAAGCACCACTTGGCTCGGATGAAGCACCAGTAGGTTCGGATGAAGCACCACTTGGCTCGGATGAAGCACCAGTAGGTTCAGAAGAAGCACCAGTAGGTTCGGATGAAGCACCAGTAGGTTCGGATGAAGCACCAGTAGGTTCGGATGAAGCACCAGTAGGTTCAGAAGAAGCACCAGTAGGTTCGGATGAAGCACCAGTAGGTTCAGAAGAAGCACCAGTAGGTTCGGATGAAGCACCACTAGGCTCGGATGAAGCACCAGTAGGTTCGGATGAAGCACCACTTGGCTCGGATGAAGCACCAGTAGGTTC is a genomic window containing:
- a CDS encoding Iff5 GPI-anchored protein, with the translated sequence MFIFSKSYFITCFLVATVLGLDITSNTIERGLINLNVGDITVHSGAYWSIINNAVSAFVSSLNVQSNAGLYISSTSPILSLQVTLLGLLNSITNNGIISFNSLASLTSSNYNLIGLSFENNGEMYLGASGVVASNMGITAASWKNTGLLVFYQNQRNEGYVNLGTALGAISNNGQICFHNEVYQQTTTIAGTGCITADADSSIYITNAALSVSTGQTFYLADGKSSMIVQALSTPQTFNVRNFGQVNGVANKIGLTIPLFALIGNPWSYNSATGVLTLKVAGLLSQYFNIGTGYDSSKFQVVTDNGAGLPSTLLGSIQYNGPVPNPGLPSQCRVCKSLPQIPGAQPTEYTTTITXXXXXXXXXXASSEPSGASSEPTGASSEPSGASSEPTGASSEPTGASSEPSGASSEPTGASSEPTGASSEPSGASSEPTGASSEPSGASSEPTGASSEPTGASSEPTGASSEPTGASSEPTGASSEPTGASSEPTGASSEPTGASSEPSGASSEPTGASSEPSGASSEPTGASSEPSGASSEPTGNASSSTGAVTENTGHTETGSPTGSPDTGSGSGSGTGSGSGSNSGSGSNSGSGSNSGSGSGNGSGSGSGSGSGNGSGSNSGSGSGNGSGSGSGSNSGSGSGSGSGNGSGSNSGNGSGNGSGSNSGSGSGNGSGSGSGNGSGSGSGNGSGSYSGSGSGKGSGNGSGSNSGSGSGSGSGNGSGSNSGNGSGNGSGSGSGTGSGSGSNSGSGSGNGSGSGSGSNSGSGSGPGSGSGSGNGSGSGSGNGSGSGSGNGSGSGSNSGSGNGLSSSTPTTTNESPMSSQSSESPSSSISTYEGSASIAKVSSVTSFFLCMMMVVIF